In Aedes albopictus strain Foshan chromosome 3, AalbF5, whole genome shotgun sequence, the following are encoded in one genomic region:
- the LOC109403149 gene encoding uncharacterized protein LOC109403149, with amino-acid sequence MCRNYENNSIMAHGLHSMIKSEIGCGSGGKPRIEQHQRPGGSSSQNNSSGGAAGKMGSRRIFTPQFKLQVLDSYRNDSDCKGNQRATARKYGIHRRQIQKWLQVENNLRSAAANSSSGGAGAAMKINLMGNHQPQTAPQAQFPLHPHHLHQHRHIHHQNLNSIELKVPLDSARHRVAQNASNNNNNILGNGKESSACIISPVPTHTLVAPFSHPHHESSSSSASLSVLKPHSRGGESEAVAMAVSQVQRPNYSPVSGDFPVTPTPTHPFDRLNLLDPYYHPYHLPYAKYAIDCPIDLSLPQHYRTKLDQALSPCSTISSVYSSRPRSITPSAPVEIKTEKLSCDQPAAEDYEAVDLSCRKRKTSSPSDDDASPPKSIKLFKPYLLDEKDDDKDSTIGSPVPTGRPDYPIIWNFHAQQRYYEGLIEFHGGYPLSPPCIRQPLTPSPRTPYSATLSPSPPSSTHWAQPQASPVSGYDSSTSISSVYSNDGDADGYSYNLELRQQAIDSYYHDASCRGDFRAVASKYNINRKYVEKWLAQEDHHALPAAPPPPPTPQQVVVG; translated from the coding sequence ATGTGTAGAAATTACGAAAATAATTCAATAATGGCGCACGGACTACATTCGATGATAAAAAGTGAAATTGGTTGCGGGAGCGGTGGAAAGCCAAGGATTGAACAACATCAACGTCCGGGGGGAAGCAGCAGCCAGAACAACAGTTCGGGAGGAGCCGCTGGAAAGATGggttctcgaaggattttcactCCACAGTTCAAGTTGCAGGTGCTGGATTCGTACAGGAATGACAGTGACTGCAAGGGCAACCAGAGAGCCACAGCCCGCAAATATGGCATCCACAGGAGACAGATTCAGAAATGGTTGCAGGTGGAGAACAACCTCCGCTCGGCGGCAGCCAACAGCAGCTCAGGCGGAGCTGGCGCTGCGATGAAAATCAATCTAATGGGCAATCATCAGCCTCAGACCGCTCCGCAGGCACAGTTTCCACTGCATCCGCACCATCTCCATCAGCACCGACACATTCACCACCAGAATCTGAATTCCATCGAACTAAAAGTGCCTCTGGATTCAGCTAGACACCGCGTCGCTCAAAACGCCagtaataacaacaacaacatcctCGGCAACGGCAAAGAGAGCAGCGCTTGTATAATATCGCCCGTTCCCACTCACACTTTGGTAGCGCCATTCTCGCATCCACACCACGAAAGTTCGTCGTCGTCAGCAAGTCTATCGGTACTTAAACCGCACAGCCGCGGCGGCGAGTCGGAGGCGGTCGCCATGGCGGTGAGCCAAGTGCAGCGGCCCAACTATTCACCCGTGTCCGGTGATTTTCCAGTCACCCCGACGCCGACTCACCCCTTCGACAGGCTCAATCTGCTCGATCCGTACTATCATCCGTATCATCTCCCCTACGCCAAGTACGCGATCGACTGTCCGATCGACCTTTCGCTACCGCAACACTATCGCACCAAGCTGGATCAAGCTCTCTCGCCCTGTTCGACCATCTCCTCGGTCTACTCATCACGGCCACGATCCATCACCCCATCGGCCCCAGTGGAAATCAAAACCGAGAAGCTTTCCTGCGATCAACCCGCAGCAGAAGACTACGAAGCGGTCGATCTCTCCTGCCGAAAGCGCAAAACTTCCTCCCCGAGTGATGACGACGCAAGCCCTCCCAAATCCATCAAGCTCTTCAAACCTTACCTGCTGGACGAGAAAGACGACGACAAGGACTCCACAATCGGTTCCCCGGTTCCGACGGGGAGGCCCGATTACCCGATCATTTGGAACTTTCATGCCCAGCAGCGATACTACGAAGGTCTGATCGAGTTCCACGGAGGATACCCGCTAAGCCCTCCCTGTATCCGCCAACCGCTAACTCCGAGCCCTAGGACTCCGTACAGCGCCACCTTGTCCCCTTCCCCGCCGAGCAGCACCCACTGGGCACAGCCACAAGCCTCCCCCGTGTCCGGCTACGACAGTTCTACCTCGATCTCGTCCGTCTACAGCAACGATGGCGACGCCGACGGCTACAGCTACAACCTGGAACTGCGGCAGCAGGCCATCGACAGCTACTACCACGACGCCAGCTGCCGGGGCGATTTCCGCGCCGTCGCCTCCAAGTACAACATCAACCGGAAGTACGTCGAGAAGTGGCTCGCCCAGGAGGATCATCACGCGCTTCCGGCGGCACCACCGCCACCACCAACACCGCAACAGGTCGTCGTAGGGTAA